The following are encoded together in the uncultured Sphaerochaeta sp. genome:
- a CDS encoding helix-turn-helix domain-containing protein — MELSWMGRYRNLIGQLIRYANIYVRGYNIELGGEEGITLSAQSWQVLESIIEHEEATLKMAELSKHLGMPQSTFSKYVKKLVDQKLVERYRKADNRKEIILRPSKYGKEFYIQKSKGLLELGYKEMFGLLDSVPDEALHAVVSAIENLANHLEIDTNDFTKTHLIKLEE, encoded by the coding sequence ATGGAATTGAGCTGGATGGGGCGCTACAGAAATCTTATTGGGCAACTGATCAGATATGCCAATATATACGTTCGTGGATATAATATAGAGTTGGGTGGAGAAGAGGGGATAACCCTTTCAGCACAAAGCTGGCAGGTATTGGAGAGTATCATCGAGCATGAAGAAGCTACCCTCAAGATGGCTGAGCTCTCGAAACATCTTGGTATGCCACAAAGCACTTTTTCGAAGTATGTAAAGAAATTGGTTGACCAAAAATTGGTTGAACGTTATAGAAAAGCGGATAACCGAAAAGAGATAATTCTAAGACCATCGAAGTATGGGAAAGAGTTCTATATCCAAAAAAGCAAGGGACTCCTGGAATTGGGATACAAGGAAATGTTCGGGCTTCTGGATAGCGTACCCGATGAAGCATTGCACGCAGTGGTATCAGCAATTGAAAACCTTGCCAACCATCTTGAGATAGATACCAATGATTTTACGAAAACCCATCTGATCAAGCTGGAAGAGTAG
- a CDS encoding InlB B-repeat-containing protein, producing the protein MSRNQAGGILLVFLVVVVWMLAGCEIAINEPSTGRVVGKAVFLNNDSHEDIIVSLEILEKGKTRNVSRAINGITSDADSRSLTAQTKTKANGEFSFESVPEGSYTLYASSKDSKERAVYTSLQVVKGETVTAPDLQLTAVGDIKGKIAVWIKYDGNQGDSGTVPDMEFLYAGDSTTIQSNIGNLTRAGYIFSGWNTEADGDGADYTIGSSLILEESRTLYAKWIVTVGGPGQAGGIIFYDDESDGIDTIPGYRYLEAAPTDWNDMDEYTTIFGYYRTTWDGVDLPVGTITNVGAGMSNTIEIVQKMGDILFTDPSGTSTKTSSYAAKICNDFALENEGVTYDDWFLPSREELALMYLNLKQHNLGGFSDANYWSSTEKNALYAAFFDFNSGNNYDGNRSSDFRIRPIRAY; encoded by the coding sequence ATGTCAAGAAATCAAGCAGGTGGAATTTTGCTCGTTTTTTTAGTCGTTGTAGTATGGATGCTTGCGGGGTGTGAGATTGCGATTAATGAGCCCTCTACAGGTCGTGTTGTTGGTAAGGCAGTATTCTTAAACAATGATTCACATGAAGATATCATAGTGTCCTTGGAAATACTGGAAAAAGGGAAAACCCGCAATGTTTCCAGGGCAATCAATGGTATTACATCTGATGCAGATTCTCGATCTTTAACAGCTCAAACAAAGACCAAAGCCAATGGTGAGTTTAGTTTTGAATCAGTTCCTGAAGGCTCGTATACTCTCTACGCTTCTTCAAAGGATTCAAAAGAGCGAGCGGTATATACTTCCCTGCAGGTTGTGAAAGGAGAAACTGTAACCGCACCAGACTTGCAACTCACTGCGGTAGGTGACATCAAGGGAAAAATCGCCGTTTGGATTAAATATGACGGTAATCAGGGTGACAGTGGAACTGTCCCAGATATGGAGTTCCTCTACGCTGGTGATTCAACAACGATCCAAAGCAATATTGGCAATCTGACACGTGCAGGCTATATTTTCTCAGGCTGGAATACTGAAGCAGATGGGGATGGTGCTGACTATACCATTGGATCATCTCTCATACTTGAGGAAAGTAGAACACTCTATGCAAAATGGATTGTGACTGTCGGTGGTCCTGGGCAAGCTGGAGGAATCATTTTCTACGATGATGAATCTGATGGGATAGATACTATTCCAGGATATCGGTATTTGGAAGCAGCTCCCACCGATTGGAACGATATGGATGAATATACTACCATTTTTGGTTATTATCGCACGACTTGGGATGGAGTAGATCTGCCGGTAGGAACTATTACAAACGTAGGGGCCGGAATGTCGAATACCATAGAGATAGTACAAAAAATGGGAGATATACTCTTTACTGACCCTAGCGGGACATCAACAAAAACCTCATCATATGCTGCAAAGATTTGTAATGATTTTGCACTGGAAAATGAGGGAGTAACATATGACGATTGGTTTCTACCTTCGAGAGAAGAGCTGGCTCTCATGTATTTGAATCTTAAGCAACATAATCTTGGAGGATTTTCAGACGCCAATTATTGGAGTTCAACAGAGAAAAATGCACTGTATGCAGCATTCTTCGATTTTAATAGTGGAAACAATTACGACGGGAACCGCTCCTCAGATTTTAGAATAAGACCCATACGTGCTTACTGA
- a CDS encoding fructose bisphosphate aldolase, producing MNREQLSRMVTGKGFIAALDQSGGSTPKALLHYGIPEDAYATDKEMFDLVHAMRTRIITSSAFTDAHILGAILFEDTMDRTIGGMPTAAYLWRTKRIVPFLKVDKGLAELSEGVQLMKPMPDLEQLLEKAVEQGIFGTKMRSVIKESNSKGIKKIVQQQFEIAKIILKAGLVPIIEPEVDIHSMDKQASEKILKAELVKQLEHLNEEDRVMLKLSIPTEPNFYAELQKEKHMVRVVALSGGYPRNKANKLLTKNHGLIASFSRALTQDLHVEQSDEEFNKILGTSIQEIYEASIT from the coding sequence ATGAACAGAGAACAACTTAGCCGGATGGTAACTGGAAAAGGTTTTATCGCTGCATTGGACCAGAGTGGGGGCAGTACCCCCAAAGCACTATTGCACTATGGAATCCCTGAAGACGCCTATGCAACGGATAAAGAAATGTTCGATCTTGTACATGCAATGCGCACCAGAATCATTACGAGCTCCGCTTTTACTGATGCCCATATCCTGGGTGCTATTCTGTTTGAAGACACCATGGACAGGACTATTGGAGGAATGCCAACAGCTGCATACCTTTGGAGAACCAAAAGAATAGTCCCATTCCTGAAGGTGGATAAAGGTCTTGCTGAACTCTCTGAAGGAGTTCAGTTGATGAAACCCATGCCCGACCTTGAACAACTACTTGAGAAAGCTGTTGAGCAGGGGATTTTTGGCACGAAAATGCGTTCAGTCATCAAGGAATCCAATTCTAAGGGAATCAAGAAGATAGTCCAGCAGCAGTTCGAAATTGCCAAGATCATATTGAAAGCAGGCTTGGTTCCAATCATAGAACCCGAGGTCGACATCCACAGCATGGACAAACAAGCATCTGAGAAAATTCTGAAGGCTGAACTTGTCAAGCAACTTGAACACCTCAATGAAGAGGATCGGGTCATGCTGAAGCTCTCCATACCAACCGAACCAAACTTCTATGCTGAACTGCAGAAAGAGAAACACATGGTTCGTGTGGTGGCTCTCTCTGGAGGGTATCCTCGCAATAAGGCCAATAAACTTCTTACAAAGAACCATGGACTTATCGCCAGCTTCTCAAGAGCCCTCACGCAAGATCTGCATGTTGAGCAGAGCGACGAGGAGTTCAACAAGATACTTGGAACTTCAATACAGGAAATTTACGAGGCTTCCATTACTTAA
- a CDS encoding DUF1566 domain-containing protein has product MNELLYGTGDASGGSSETAPTREEINASDGFSGDISGTYFSENWGEIVFIQNNNKVSGTFSNGVIEGTLTGDILEGTWAGPWVGGRMRLKFSSDTSSFKGYEAYGNLEPEANNPDARPWSGTRIGSLPAQETKTQKLVSPPIAEKSTAATVSSTGSSSAFNATGVYRTSLGELTLSQNGSTVTGSYPQSTLAGQMSGYELTGQIFSLGTTADIRFTFASDGSGFQGEMLYQGESHVWNGTKISGGSPPQQGVTNKQPVVESKQTTPLSVSGTYYSENWGEIVLEQRGEYVTGTYPNGILAGTLTGNTLEGTWESPWTRGRMILKFSTDAKNFSGYENIGSLEPKASNPDSSPWTGVRIGSSPQGSSDTGTTQVDTDQFDLYYGGWIDVNEDNSGFVFGADTSLILFFDGEIAEGYWTTKGKNITLFVEGPQGDYVTFEGTYDSNGTNLLLTLDGDQLVLERHWISNKDDVIAFNNQLKTETTVQSGSIAGVYDTNFGKMTLTQRGSSVTGEYPMGEVQGNFSNNTFSGTFSSMGIEGTFNLVFTPNGDAFEGKMVVDKYTDYLWIGTRISLGVQDPPAQTEPIQSSPSSYSVGMKGPAGGIIFYDKGEPSDGWRYLEVAPQGAEMTKMWAPNNEMTASVFDVDDEIGRGEDYTGKIVRTYANTTSGSSMNDYAAQACESLSYGGFNDWFLPSHAELVEIYNKVHKEGLGGFARDLYWSSTEWKDGSNSYAYYLNFDDGSQYVSSKMDSLKVRPVRAF; this is encoded by the coding sequence ATGAATGAGTTACTGTACGGCACAGGAGACGCTTCGGGAGGCTCCAGTGAAACAGCTCCCACCAGAGAGGAGATCAATGCAAGTGATGGATTCAGTGGTGATATAAGTGGAACCTATTTCAGCGAAAATTGGGGTGAAATTGTTTTTATACAGAATAATAACAAAGTCTCTGGAACCTTTTCGAATGGTGTAATCGAAGGGACACTCACCGGAGATATATTGGAAGGAACTTGGGCTGGGCCTTGGGTAGGCGGAAGAATGCGGTTGAAGTTTTCATCTGATACCAGTAGCTTCAAAGGCTATGAGGCCTATGGCAACCTAGAACCGGAAGCAAACAATCCTGATGCTCGTCCATGGAGCGGCACAAGGATTGGATCACTACCAGCCCAAGAAACAAAAACACAGAAACTTGTGTCACCACCAATAGCAGAGAAGTCTACTGCTGCCACAGTATCCAGTACGGGTTCATCCTCAGCGTTCAATGCCACTGGAGTGTATAGGACAAGCTTGGGTGAACTGACATTGTCCCAAAACGGGAGTACAGTAACGGGAAGTTATCCTCAGAGCACGCTTGCAGGACAAATGTCCGGTTATGAACTTACCGGACAAATCTTCTCGCTTGGAACGACGGCAGATATTCGCTTTACCTTCGCTTCTGATGGCAGTGGTTTTCAGGGAGAGATGTTGTACCAAGGGGAAAGCCATGTATGGAATGGTACGAAAATCAGTGGGGGCTCCCCACCCCAACAAGGGGTAACGAACAAGCAACCAGTAGTAGAATCCAAGCAAACAACACCACTATCTGTGAGCGGTACCTACTACAGTGAAAACTGGGGAGAGATCGTTCTGGAACAACGAGGAGAGTATGTAACTGGTACATACCCAAATGGGATACTAGCAGGAACACTTACGGGGAATACGCTGGAAGGGACTTGGGAGAGCCCTTGGACGCGTGGCAGAATGATATTGAAATTCTCAACTGATGCTAAAAACTTCAGTGGATATGAGAATATTGGTTCACTCGAACCAAAAGCGAGCAACCCTGATTCCAGTCCTTGGACAGGTGTAAGGATTGGCTCATCACCCCAGGGCAGCTCGGATACGGGAACCACGCAAGTCGATACTGATCAATTTGATCTGTATTATGGTGGTTGGATCGATGTGAATGAAGACAACTCTGGCTTTGTGTTCGGTGCCGATACATCATTAATCCTGTTCTTCGATGGTGAAATTGCTGAGGGATATTGGACCACGAAAGGCAAGAACATCACCCTATTTGTAGAAGGTCCACAAGGGGATTATGTCACCTTTGAGGGTACGTATGATTCCAATGGGACTAATCTTCTCCTCACACTCGATGGTGATCAGCTGGTCTTGGAGCGGCATTGGATCAGCAACAAGGATGATGTAATTGCATTCAACAACCAATTAAAAACGGAGACAACTGTACAGTCAGGTTCCATTGCGGGAGTGTACGATACCAATTTCGGGAAAATGACACTTACTCAGAGAGGATCATCGGTAACAGGAGAATATCCGATGGGAGAGGTGCAAGGCAACTTTTCCAACAATACGTTCTCTGGAACCTTCTCCTCCATGGGAATTGAAGGTACGTTCAATCTTGTTTTTACCCCCAATGGTGATGCATTTGAGGGAAAGATGGTGGTGGACAAGTACACAGATTATCTTTGGATCGGTACAAGAATATCATTGGGGGTTCAGGATCCTCCTGCTCAGACTGAACCAATCCAGAGCTCTCCATCTTCCTATTCGGTTGGCATGAAGGGTCCAGCTGGGGGAATTATCTTCTATGACAAGGGAGAACCCAGTGATGGATGGCGTTATCTGGAGGTAGCCCCACAAGGAGCCGAAATGACTAAAATGTGGGCTCCAAACAACGAGATGACTGCTAGCGTATTTGATGTTGACGATGAGATTGGTAGGGGTGAAGACTATACTGGGAAAATTGTTCGCACCTATGCAAACACTACTTCTGGGTCTTCAATGAATGATTACGCCGCACAAGCATGTGAGAGTCTTTCCTATGGTGGATTCAATGATTGGTTCCTGCCTTCACATGCAGAATTGGTTGAAATCTACAACAAGGTACATAAGGAAGGTTTGGGCGGGTTTGCCAGAGATCTGTATTGGTCATCCACAGAATGGAAAGATGGGAGCAACAGCTATGCTTATTATCTTAATTTCGATGATGGATCCCAGTACGTGAGTTCAAAGATGGATTCCTTGAAAGTTCGGCCGGTGAGAGCTTTCTAG
- a CDS encoding amidohydrolase family protein produces MVGKKYRLLMIGLLLVFVLSITSCLTGHRAVRLELPKPKEVNTTQAFVHATVIPMTEPDKIIENAVVIVKDKKIVYVGTDYKKIPASADRIDCTGKWIVPGLADAHVHLLFNALDPLLFLANGVTSVRNMASFTEAGRDNARFAFSDHLEFRDSVRKGEVLSPWVYQASPIHEARTGKYFDKSLYLDTKTGNEGKDAVLRANEKGFDYLKVYNKLPASAFFSIAKEAKKLGMPVVGHVPHEVGIEEVIDGSLMHSIEHLTGYINPFGTYKIDIEKLDEIANRTAEAGIWNIPTLEVWRNIVAPEHIDAIDADPWTRYISPSNRNFWSASVESFSKLIQKNVEGYSLLPSDHMEDFALIVEALIRANAPIAAGTDSGTLNVVAGSSLHKELERLVALGMTSWEAIATCTVRASECFEKSDEFGTVQAGRRSDLLILNNNPLEDINNLRDINLVVVQGVPYRQSELVGMLDQLADKNSH; encoded by the coding sequence ATGGTAGGGAAAAAGTATAGGCTTTTGATGATCGGATTACTGTTGGTTTTCGTCTTGTCGATAACCTCCTGTTTAACGGGACACCGTGCAGTACGATTGGAGCTTCCAAAGCCCAAAGAGGTGAATACCACACAGGCTTTTGTTCATGCAACAGTGATTCCCATGACTGAGCCTGACAAGATTATTGAGAATGCAGTGGTAATTGTCAAAGATAAAAAGATTGTATATGTGGGTACTGATTATAAAAAGATACCAGCATCTGCAGATCGTATCGACTGTACCGGCAAGTGGATAGTTCCGGGCTTGGCTGATGCGCATGTGCATCTCCTTTTCAATGCCTTGGATCCCTTGTTGTTTTTGGCAAATGGGGTGACTTCAGTACGCAACATGGCGTCCTTTACTGAAGCCGGTCGGGATAATGCAAGGTTTGCCTTTTCTGACCATCTGGAATTCCGGGATTCAGTTCGAAAAGGGGAAGTGCTTTCACCTTGGGTGTACCAAGCAAGCCCAATTCATGAAGCGAGAACGGGCAAATATTTTGATAAGTCGCTTTATTTAGACACAAAGACAGGCAACGAAGGGAAGGATGCTGTTCTGAGGGCTAATGAGAAAGGATTTGACTATTTAAAGGTGTACAATAAGCTTCCTGCAAGTGCATTTTTCAGTATTGCAAAAGAGGCCAAGAAGTTGGGCATGCCTGTGGTAGGGCATGTCCCACATGAGGTAGGAATTGAAGAGGTGATCGATGGTTCCTTGATGCACTCCATTGAGCATCTGACTGGTTATATCAACCCATTTGGGACTTACAAGATAGATATCGAGAAGCTTGATGAGATTGCAAACCGTACTGCCGAGGCTGGAATTTGGAATATCCCTACATTGGAAGTCTGGAGGAATATTGTTGCACCCGAACATATTGATGCAATAGATGCTGATCCCTGGACACGCTATATATCTCCGTCAAATCGGAATTTCTGGTCTGCATCAGTAGAATCATTTTCCAAGCTCATACAGAAAAACGTGGAGGGGTACTCTTTATTGCCCTCTGACCACATGGAAGATTTTGCATTGATTGTGGAGGCACTTATCAGGGCAAACGCTCCTATTGCAGCGGGGACGGACAGTGGAACCCTGAACGTAGTTGCAGGTTCTTCACTGCATAAGGAATTGGAAAGATTGGTTGCGTTGGGCATGACCTCCTGGGAGGCAATTGCCACTTGCACGGTACGGGCTTCTGAATGCTTTGAAAAATCAGATGAATTCGGAACAGTGCAGGCAGGTCGGCGCTCTGATCTATTGATCTTGAACAATAATCCACTTGAGGACATTAACAACCTGAGGGATATCAATCTTGTTGTGGTACAGGGTGTGCCTTACAGGCAATCTGAACTGGTGGGAATGCTTGATCAATTGGCAGATAAAAATAGTCACTAA
- a CDS encoding chemotaxis protein CheB, with product MKQTHVSKHMEQIAPKYFVGIGASAGGLEALQEFFKNLPDDIDASYIVIQHLAPDYKSMMDELLSRFTDLPIEKIKNGQTIVPRTIYLIPPAHNLTIYHGQLYLDKQTSERGFNLPVDIFFRSLATDQEKQAIAVVLSGTGSDGTMGVKAIKEMGGMVLAQATESAKFDGMPRNTIDTGLVDYILPPAKMGEAIQAYINHPLSFPNPSSTDSITAMNIDAMAKILLILRETSGIDFSFYKENTIARRIERRVSIKHYNTINEYLSFLVESDEEKEILYKELLIGVTRFFRDGDAFAALREKVLPQILKEGASVRIWSTGCSTGEEVYSLAIECLEYIKEQSINCELKIFATDIDKHALEFASAGYYPSNIASDIDSSLLSKYFISQHNGYLISEDVRRLVVFAVHNVLKDPPFSRIDLICCRNLFIYFKSDIQQQVLSMFFYSLVRDGYLFMGSSESIGEMSEAFKSVDLKWKLYRKEPSFNPKLVGSVMSLEPSVMDISANRTAPHVLVKGRVFERLLENTLSAVLPPSVIVDENDNIVHIVNNMNSFMEIRPGRFSQNLLSNLPTDLSLFVNNILRRLKDGDREVAFENITGIQRFIDKRVSIVGRVIKLENRRFYQLSFETKEEIAYDGDAESTSVEIEHQVGKRIVELENSLQLTKENLQATVEELETSNEELQSSNEELIASNEELQSTNEELQAVNEELYSVNAEYQQKIDELIKTTNDLDNLIKNSEIGALYLDRDLCIRRFTPSIHNVANIIPSDIGRPIAHVSFKNNSKELMQDIQRVIETLQHIEREIEDTEGQYWLVRIRPYRTSFNAVDGIIMIFVDITKFKDQEKKTQLTLERMEAGMRIGEMAWWLWDIPKNAFIYDTMLIEMLLLKNRDQPYDFESFLELVHPSDRTRLSEAFTDLRHSRRKSLEMTIRIRRSDGVYLSFSCNAGTKEEQGQRSPTNLFGTLTNISKILKLESALMDSTENFDSLAAWNPQPHVLVDQQGAVQFISEDAAKFWNRSSQHFLEKQFDSFFILDSEKADIGPFALLQKEKKPCVGAFPILPHADHAPVLIRVQGFLSGSHSKQNGNLFIIHGYED from the coding sequence ATGAAGCAAACGCACGTCTCAAAGCATATGGAACAGATTGCCCCAAAGTATTTTGTCGGTATCGGTGCGTCGGCTGGGGGACTTGAAGCGCTCCAGGAATTCTTTAAGAACCTGCCTGATGACATAGATGCTTCATATATCGTCATCCAACATCTTGCTCCAGACTACAAGAGCATGATGGATGAGCTCCTGTCTCGTTTTACTGATCTTCCCATTGAGAAAATAAAGAATGGGCAGACCATTGTCCCAAGAACAATTTATCTTATACCTCCTGCTCATAATCTGACCATTTATCATGGGCAGCTCTATCTTGATAAGCAAACCTCGGAGCGGGGATTCAATCTTCCAGTGGACATATTTTTTAGAAGTCTGGCCACTGACCAAGAAAAGCAAGCTATTGCTGTTGTTTTGAGTGGCACTGGAAGTGATGGGACAATGGGGGTGAAAGCTATCAAGGAGATGGGCGGAATGGTGTTGGCCCAAGCAACAGAATCTGCCAAGTTTGACGGGATGCCTCGTAATACCATCGATACAGGTCTCGTCGATTACATCCTCCCTCCGGCAAAGATGGGAGAAGCAATACAGGCTTATATCAATCATCCTCTCTCTTTTCCCAACCCCAGCTCCACTGATTCAATTACAGCAATGAATATTGATGCAATGGCCAAGATTCTCTTGATCCTCCGAGAAACCAGTGGTATCGACTTCTCCTTCTACAAGGAGAACACCATTGCCCGACGCATTGAGCGTAGAGTGAGCATCAAGCATTACAATACCATTAATGAGTACCTGTCTTTCTTGGTTGAATCAGATGAGGAAAAGGAAATTCTCTACAAGGAGTTGCTCATAGGCGTAACTCGCTTCTTTAGAGATGGGGATGCCTTCGCGGCACTCAGAGAGAAGGTGCTTCCTCAGATTCTCAAAGAAGGAGCAAGCGTACGTATCTGGTCCACAGGTTGTTCAACGGGAGAGGAAGTGTATTCATTGGCAATCGAATGCCTGGAATACATCAAGGAACAGTCAATCAACTGTGAACTAAAAATTTTTGCTACTGACATCGACAAACACGCCTTGGAATTTGCAAGTGCGGGATATTACCCGAGCAATATTGCCTCTGATATTGATTCTTCACTACTGAGCAAGTATTTCATCTCCCAACATAATGGATACCTGATCAGTGAGGATGTAAGAAGACTAGTAGTATTTGCAGTTCATAATGTGCTGAAGGATCCCCCTTTCAGTCGTATTGACCTCATCTGCTGCCGCAATCTGTTCATCTACTTTAAAAGTGACATCCAGCAGCAGGTGCTCTCCATGTTTTTCTATTCCTTGGTGAGAGATGGATATTTATTCATGGGCAGTAGTGAGTCGATTGGAGAAATGAGTGAGGCTTTCAAAAGTGTTGATTTGAAGTGGAAACTTTACCGAAAGGAACCTTCCTTCAATCCAAAGCTTGTAGGGAGTGTTATGTCCCTGGAGCCTTCAGTCATGGATATCTCAGCAAACAGAACAGCGCCCCATGTGCTGGTAAAGGGCAGGGTCTTTGAGCGACTTCTGGAGAACACACTTTCAGCAGTACTTCCACCATCGGTCATTGTTGATGAAAACGACAACATCGTTCATATCGTCAACAACATGAATAGTTTCATGGAGATACGACCAGGAAGATTTTCTCAGAATTTACTTTCAAATCTTCCGACTGACCTCTCTCTGTTTGTGAATAATATCCTACGCCGACTGAAGGATGGTGACCGGGAGGTGGCGTTTGAGAACATTACGGGAATCCAGAGATTTATTGATAAGCGAGTAAGTATTGTTGGTCGCGTGATCAAGCTGGAGAACAGAAGATTTTATCAACTCAGTTTTGAGACAAAAGAAGAAATAGCTTACGATGGGGACGCTGAAAGTACCAGTGTCGAGATCGAACACCAGGTGGGTAAGCGAATCGTGGAGTTGGAGAATAGCCTACAGTTGACTAAGGAAAACCTCCAGGCAACGGTGGAGGAGCTTGAGACCAGCAATGAGGAGCTCCAGTCCTCGAATGAGGAGCTTATTGCTTCCAATGAGGAGCTCCAGAGTACCAATGAGGAATTACAAGCTGTAAATGAAGAGCTCTATTCGGTAAATGCCGAGTATCAGCAAAAAATTGATGAATTGATCAAGACAACAAATGATCTTGACAACTTGATCAAGAATTCGGAGATTGGTGCTTTATATCTCGACAGGGATCTCTGCATCCGTAGGTTTACCCCTTCCATACACAACGTTGCCAATATTATTCCAAGCGATATCGGCAGGCCTATTGCTCACGTGTCTTTCAAGAACAATTCGAAGGAATTGATGCAGGATATCCAGCGTGTCATTGAGACACTGCAGCATATTGAACGAGAAATTGAGGACACAGAGGGGCAGTACTGGTTGGTGAGAATCAGACCTTATAGGACAAGCTTCAATGCCGTAGATGGCATTATCATGATTTTTGTAGATATAACCAAATTCAAAGATCAGGAGAAGAAAACCCAGTTGACACTGGAGAGAATGGAAGCAGGGATGAGGATCGGAGAGATGGCTTGGTGGCTTTGGGACATCCCCAAGAACGCCTTCATCTATGACACGATGCTCATAGAGATGTTGCTTCTCAAAAATCGGGACCAGCCTTACGATTTCGAATCCTTCTTGGAATTGGTGCACCCCTCAGACCGCACACGGCTCAGTGAAGCCTTCACGGACTTGCGGCATAGTCGTCGAAAGAGTTTGGAGATGACCATCAGAATCCGTAGATCAGATGGCGTCTATCTCTCGTTCTCTTGCAATGCAGGCACAAAAGAGGAGCAAGGCCAACGCTCTCCTACGAATCTTTTTGGTACCTTGACCAACATTTCCAAGATTCTAAAACTTGAATCAGCATTGATGGATAGTACAGAGAATTTTGATTCGCTTGCTGCGTGGAACCCCCAACCACATGTTCTTGTGGATCAGCAGGGGGCTGTGCAGTTCATAAGTGAAGATGCCGCGAAGTTCTGGAACAGGTCATCACAACATTTCCTCGAAAAACAATTTGATTCTTTCTTTATTCTGGATTCAGAGAAGGCAGATATTGGTCCCTTCGCATTGTTGCAAAAGGAAAAGAAGCCTTGCGTTGGTGCATTCCCAATACTGCCTCATGCGGATCATGCTCCTGTGCTTATTCGGGTTCAAGGTTTCCTATCTGGCTCGCACAGCAAGCAGAACGGTAACCTTTTCATCATCCATGGCTATGAGGATTGA